A region of the Cottoperca gobio chromosome 22, fCotGob3.1, whole genome shotgun sequence genome:
tacatttattttattcaaactttttcacAGTTAGACCaattatgtttattatacatCATCATTTTGAGAATTGTTTAATGAGTCATGAGAAAAATGTCtcatcatttttaattatcATATAATAAGTATCTAATCGCTATGAAATGAAGTTATGAAGTTTGagaacattattataattatgattgTGAGTCGTAATTGTGAGATGTCTGTATTCTCACGACAATGAGATAGTAAACTAACAAAGTCATGcaataattacaattattgGACACaatatctcataattatgacaTAAGTCATAAgttaaatggaaaaaaacacacaaataattaaGATGGTCAAAAAGGGCGTCCATAATTTACTTTTGTCACATATTAAGTCCCTGACTCTTGATCTATTGATGATGCATGTGACTCGATTGTAATTAAGAGCTCCATCATCATGTGAATACGCTCATAGATGGGAATATTGTCCTTTTTTGTCATACTAATGTTCACATTGCTTAAACTCATACAGCCTACTGTCATGGAATTTCCCTTGAAGTAATACTATGaatattacatacatttatgaGCAAGGAAAATACAGCCAACTGAGTTCTTAAATGTTTGATTGGACATGAGCTCATGTTGGCACGCAGTATTACTGGCTGCTGTTACAGTCAGTATCCATTAGGTGGCAGCTCTGTTTCAGGTATGGCAGACGAGCCAAACGATTACAGCACTTCCTCCACATGCTGAAGACATATTCAGAAAACCAGATCATTTTCAGACacagaatatttttatttatttttaagcacTTAGTTCTGACTGAAATACATTATCCAACCACTTATTTGTTAGCCCACTCCATATGCTTTGAACAGGAAGCCTAACATTGCATTACTTTACTGTCCATCACAGCAGCAAATCCAAAAAAAACCAAATCCATACaaaaattcacaaaaaaaaatacagatgcCAGCCAGCGAAATATGAAAAACCACATCCATTTTGTCCTAGTCACATTGACTGCCTGGAGACATTCCTACAAACATTATCAAAAGCAATTTGTTCCAAGAATATATCAACATTAGCTTCCATACAAAACTCCCACTGTTTTGCTGCAGCATCAAAACAAATACTGTGAAATGTCTAAAAGAAGGAAATTTAATGCAACATTGGTGTTAATGTGCACTGATGCAAGAAGAGCGTGGGTTGTTAGTGTCATGGCAGCAGGATATCTTGTTTGTGGAGGGCAGTGTTCACTGTAGTATCTTGACGTGACCTTAAGGGTGGGCCGGCCTTTGTCACGGAAGAAAACCTGCAAACACTTGAACCTTAAACGTGAGTCTGTAGCTGTCGAACACATACAGGGAAAGAAAGATTAGAGATGCATCTGAATGGCTTGCTTTCCCCTCAACTTCTCAGAAAGTGCGAATTTCCTCTTACAAAAACAACTATTGCTTTAGTTTTTTGAACTGGACTGTGGCAAAGTCTGTGGAACACGTTTTCATAAGGAACTTCATTCACAGAAGATGTGAaaatatttgacagttttgATCGTTTCATTTGAGCCTGACGGAATTGTTATTCATCTTTGGCAATTGTGCTTAATGTATGACCTGTGAGACCCGTGAGTATGCACTATACGCAAAATAGCATATTCTGAATccaaaagtaaatatttatgtACTTAAATCAGTTCAGTTtgcaataattaaaaataaaatctgaagcGTCAACAAGATTGTTTATAGATACTGAGATGAAATGCGCAATTTGCTTTGACTGAAAAAGGTCCCTTGAATTACGAGAGGTACAGctttctgtttagtttttctGATACCCTTTTACTTATTATAATTTGACTTTGATTCAAAGGTTTAATTCAAACaggtagagctgcaacgatttgTGGATTACTCCATCAACAGAAGATAATCTGCAACTAAGTAAAAATGGCAAACCTTTGCTttttccagtttctcaaatgtgaggatttgagGCATTCCTTTTATAATGTATAGCAACAGTTAACcaaacatctttgggttttgtacTGTTGGTTGTATAAAACAATGTGTCGGGGTGTGGGAAATTATTACAGGCCCTATTTAAAAGAATACTTTAATCCTTCCAAGTCAGATTTGCATTATAATATAACTATTAAAATAGCCTTACAGCAGACCTGTATATTCTCACATTTGCATAGAACCTGTGTTGCATCGTTCATAAGGCGCACTACGACTGCTTCCATTCTTTTTGTTATACAACTTTCaacaaaacacttgtttttgtcaCCAGTCAACTAGTAAATATGCTCTAAATAAAATCTATGCTAACTACAAAAGTGCACCAAACCAAACTGAACACAGGAAATACACAAAATTACCTACAGTCACCATGTCATTATCTACAGTCGGATACAAATACTGTTGCATTCATTctcctctaaaaaagaaaatccttttaAGGCCTGCAGACACATTAAGTTGccatgcaaatacacacattccATTGGAAGCAGGCAATGAGACACTGAGATAGAAAGCTGACATTGAAGAGTGTATATAAGGTCTTCTGCTTATTCCAGTTTCGCTAGGACACATTTATTGTGCTATtctggatcacacacacactctcacacacacacacacacacacacactatgtaacTTTTTCAGGCTTTTCAGGCAAAGtgagaacaaaaggaaaaagaacGCCTTTTGCCTCCAGAGGCGCCCTCAGCGGCTCCTCGACAAAGAAGGCGTTCTCTTCCTCCACTACAAACTGAAGAGTCTGGCTCTTGTTCACACAGTAGATGCAGTTTCCGATGACGGCGCACCTGAAGGGTAAATGACTTCCAAGCCTCTGCGATGCGCAATCGTGCCACATTTTCACTATGCTGTTGTACTTAAACACGGTGATCCCGTGCTCGCGGTTGACATCGAAGCGGTAAATGAAGCTTTTGAAGTCCACCATGTCGGTGGACTTCTTCCTGCTGTTGTTGAAGGGGCACTCCTGCCACTCGTCCCGCTTCGTGTCGTACTTAAGGAGGCGGTAGAAGAGGGAACCTCCCGAAACGTAAAGTTCTCCACTGCAGGTCGTGGCTTCGTGGGCCACTGCGAAGGCTCCCTTGGGCAAGGGGGCCACCGAGGTCCAGCGGTCCATGCGAGGGTCATATTTTtccactgtaaacaaacattccCCTCCAATGGCGTACAAGTAGCCATCCATTGACACAAGCTTAAGCTGGGCACGAGCTTGGGTCAGAGGTTTGACCTCGGCCCAGCGGTTGGTTATAGGGTTGTAGCAGAAGACCTTGTCTGAGACCTTGCCTTTGTCCCCGTAGCCCTTAATCCCCCCTGCCACAAACAGGTAGTTATACATGGTGCAGATCCCACACCCTTTAGTGTTTATGTCCTCGGGCATCGCAGTTAAAGGTCTCCAGTCATTTGCTGTTTCGTTGTAGAAGTAAATCATATGATCCTCCTCCAAAGAACCAACCGACAACGGGCTCTGCGGTCGGCTGCCACAGCGACTGGGCGGCCGGCTCCCAACACGATCAAACACGTCATTGATCTCTGCCACCATCAGAGTCTGCCTCCCATCCATTCTCTTCTTCAGAATCAGATCCCGCTCAGATCCATTCAGGCGCCCGTACGCAGCGGGGTCTTTGAGGATCTGAAGGAAGTTGTCGCTCATGAATCCGTAAGCAGTTTCCTTCAGTTCATTGAGTCGCTGCTTTTTGGCGATGGTCAGGATCTCGTAGCAGTTCTCTGCAGTGATTTGTTCGGACATGGAGTCCATGGCGGCCTGGACGGCACAGGGCATCTGGAGGATTTTAGCCCCTGTGATGACATCGACAACATTGCCCTTGCAGACATTCATCTGAGAAGTGTAAACATAG
Encoded here:
- the kbtbd11 gene encoding kelch repeat and BTB domain-containing protein 11; this translates as MNEGRRQGGGAITIEADVILHAVNPDLVTPPDEDGNLCPDYVQGFLQEDQDFTPPTVFEKEYLLDGKRMENNLIDRQKAIGSYILRADQFLLSNDKGTPHQNCASSETHNGARAKMSYSADSSVCLPSQAKQETDWSVLKSNLEHRDSGQEAEYTQTQKEPDLVIEVGGQKINAHKSVLAEKSDYFKARLSRDILKVKGLSYKTLSTLIDYVYTSQMNVCKGNVVDVITGAKILQMPCAVQAAMDSMSEQITAENCYEILTIAKKQRLNELKETAYGFMSDNFLQILKDPAAYGRLNGSERDLILKKRMDGRQTLMVAEINDVFDRVGSRPPSRCGSRPQSPLSVGSLEEDHMIYFYNETANDWRPLTAMPEDINTKGCGICTMYNYLFVAGGIKGYGDKGKVSDKVFCYNPITNRWAEVKPLTQARAQLKLVSMDGYLYAIGGECLFTVEKYDPRMDRWTSVAPLPKGAFAVAHEATTCSGELYVSGGSLFYRLLKYDTKRDEWQECPFNNSRKKSTDMVDFKSFIYRFDVNREHGITVFKYNSIVKMWHDCASQRLGSHLPFRCAVIGNCIYCVNKSQTLQFVVEEENAFFVEEPLRAPLEAKGVLFPFVLTLPEKPEKVT